From Streptomyces chrestomyceticus JCM 4735, one genomic window encodes:
- a CDS encoding DUF3558 family protein — MHRSAKRLASLLACAAVPVMLVAGCSSDDDSGKKESGGGASKSAAPSKSGSSSPSVAPAKLKKLPNPCQAVSQDTVKKLVPKTKNADGEQGKSSDAMARGYCAWNSSDSQGVDGTQYRWLDVGFQRYDSDPTLGTGEKRATDFYKKQVDAAKATQGAKNVKTGAVEGNGDESSWITYDLKKDDSDFKNQTVVARTANVVVTVNYNGAGLAGADAPDPSDLLKSAETAAKEAVAAVGKANQ, encoded by the coding sequence ATGCACCGTTCAGCCAAGCGACTCGCCAGCCTCCTCGCCTGCGCAGCCGTACCGGTGATGCTCGTCGCCGGCTGCTCCTCCGACGACGACTCCGGCAAGAAGGAGTCGGGCGGCGGCGCATCGAAGTCCGCCGCCCCCAGCAAGAGCGGCAGCTCCTCCCCCAGCGTCGCGCCCGCGAAGCTGAAGAAGCTGCCCAACCCCTGCCAGGCCGTGTCCCAGGACACCGTCAAGAAGCTGGTCCCCAAGACCAAGAACGCCGACGGCGAACAGGGCAAGTCCTCCGACGCCATGGCCCGCGGCTACTGCGCCTGGAACAGCTCCGACTCCCAGGGCGTGGACGGCACCCAGTACCGCTGGCTGGACGTCGGCTTCCAGCGCTACGACTCGGACCCGACCCTGGGCACCGGCGAGAAGCGCGCCACCGACTTCTACAAGAAGCAGGTCGACGCCGCCAAGGCCACCCAGGGCGCCAAGAACGTCAAGACCGGCGCGGTCGAGGGCAACGGTGACGAGTCGTCCTGGATCACCTACGACCTGAAGAAGGACGACTCCGACTTCAAGAACCAGACGGTGGTCGCCCGCACCGCGAACGTCGTGGTCACCGTCAACTACAACGGCGCGGGCCTGGCCGGCGCCGACGCCCCCGACCCGAGCGACCTCCTCAAGTCCGCCGAGACCGCCGCCAAGGAGGCCGTCGCGGCGGTCGGCAAGGCGAATCAGTAA